A single region of the Azotosporobacter soli genome encodes:
- a CDS encoding tetratricopeptide repeat protein — MAGRQKKARSEAQEMELGTLALENGAFETAAAAFCLAIAQEPENAVAYGGLGLALLNQEKWSEAEACFRKTVDLEPKRAEGYNNLALVFIETRRFAEAEACLEVALSLAPECAAIHNNLGLASEELGKLEEAKKYYRAAIRRDAMYAQAYYNLGNLLKKALQLPEAEECLEQAVYLQPEYGEAHHSLATLKLLQGRFAEGWRQYDKWRMKQPTRRAQGIPRWSGETLQGRSILLYYEQGFGDTIQFVRYAPLVAALGAAVVVWLPSELGGVFDALDEKISIHIGAVRPEQAFDFACPLPSLPALLHEGEPTLLATPIPYAAASSALRCAWRARIDARRLPGRLKIGIVWAGNPGHHNDANRSIPFEQFRALLREKDVEWHSLQVGRSSDDLQDESAQDVLDWSAQLTDFSQTAAALDQLDLLIAVDSSVAHLAGAMGKPVWLLVPFLPDWRWQLKREDSYWYPSMRLFRQEKNGDWAGVLQRVAQALKKVEIL; from the coding sequence ATGGCGGGCAGGCAGAAAAAGGCGCGCAGTGAAGCGCAAGAAATGGAGCTGGGGACGCTGGCTTTGGAAAACGGTGCGTTCGAGACCGCTGCCGCGGCGTTTTGTCTGGCGATCGCTCAAGAGCCGGAAAACGCCGTGGCTTACGGTGGTTTGGGCCTGGCCTTGCTGAATCAGGAAAAATGGAGCGAGGCGGAGGCGTGTTTTCGCAAAACGGTCGATCTGGAGCCAAAGCGGGCGGAAGGCTACAATAATCTGGCGCTGGTCTTTATCGAGACGAGACGCTTTGCTGAAGCGGAGGCTTGTTTGGAAGTCGCGCTCAGCTTGGCGCCGGAATGCGCGGCGATTCACAATAACCTGGGTTTGGCGTCGGAAGAACTGGGCAAGCTGGAAGAGGCAAAAAAGTACTACCGCGCAGCGATCCGCCGAGATGCGATGTATGCGCAAGCCTATTACAATCTGGGGAACTTGCTGAAGAAAGCATTACAACTGCCGGAAGCGGAGGAGTGTCTTGAACAGGCTGTTTATCTTCAGCCTGAATATGGCGAGGCGCATCATTCACTGGCGACGTTAAAATTATTGCAAGGGCGTTTTGCGGAGGGCTGGCGGCAATATGATAAGTGGCGCATGAAGCAGCCGACGCGTCGGGCTCAGGGGATTCCGCGCTGGTCCGGCGAGACGTTGCAAGGCCGAAGTATTCTCTTATATTATGAACAGGGATTCGGCGATACGATTCAGTTTGTTCGTTATGCGCCGCTGGTCGCAGCGCTGGGCGCTGCGGTCGTCGTCTGGCTGCCGTCTGAACTGGGCGGCGTATTTGATGCGCTTGATGAAAAGATATCCATTCATATCGGTGCAGTGCGTCCGGAACAGGCTTTTGATTTCGCCTGCCCGCTTCCGAGTCTGCCTGCACTCTTGCACGAGGGCGAGCCGACGCTTTTGGCGACGCCTATTCCGTATGCGGCGGCGTCTTCGGCGCTACGCTGCGCATGGCGGGCGCGAATCGATGCGAGACGCTTGCCGGGCAGACTGAAAATAGGCATTGTCTGGGCCGGAAATCCCGGCCATCACAATGACGCCAACCGCTCCATCCCCTTCGAACAGTTCAGGGCACTGCTGCGTGAAAAGGATGTAGAGTGGCATAGTTTGCAGGTCGGCAGGAGCAGTGATGATTTGCAGGACGAGAGCGCGCAAGATGTACTTGATTGGTCGGCGCAGCTGACGGATTTTTCGCAGACCGCCGCGGCGCTTGATCAGCTCGACCTTCTGATCGCGGTGGATTCATCGGTGGCTCATTTGGCCGGAGCGATGGGCAAACCGGTTTGGTTATTAGTGCCGTTTTTACCGGATTGGCGATGGCAACTGAAGCGAGAAGATAGTTACTGGTATCCCAGCATGCGTTTGTTCCGTCAGGAAAAAAACGGCGATTGGGCAGGCGTTTTGCAGCGTGTGGCGCAGGCGCTAAAAAAAGTGGAAATCCTTTAG
- a CDS encoding aldose 1-epimerase family protein, whose amino-acid sequence MITTLKNDFITASLDSLGAELTSLRLNEDGSEYLWQADAAHWGRHAPVLFPIVGRLRDNRCRIAGESYAMTQHGFARDMEFSVVEQSPDAVTYCLKADAATLKKYPYHFALCIEYRLCVNAINVAYRVENKMDTEMFFSIGAHPAFNCPLVSGETFADYYLEFEKMETIGNYLLEHGLLRLETKPLLKNEAVIGLNYPLFANDALVFKGLQSRVVSLKSRKSDKSVKVMFEGFPYLGIWSKEAAPFICLEPWYGVADLADEERAFEKKEGMQKLAAHETFRAAYRIEIR is encoded by the coding sequence CAGTCTTGGCGCCGAATTGACGAGTTTGCGGCTGAACGAGGACGGATCGGAATACCTCTGGCAAGCGGATGCGGCGCATTGGGGTCGTCATGCACCGGTGCTGTTTCCGATTGTCGGGCGGTTGCGTGACAATCGTTGCCGGATTGCGGGCGAAAGCTATGCAATGACGCAGCACGGTTTTGCGCGGGACATGGAATTTAGCGTTGTGGAACAAAGTCCAGACGCAGTCACATATTGTTTGAAGGCCGATGCGGCGACGCTGAAAAAATATCCCTATCATTTTGCGTTGTGCATTGAATATCGTTTGTGCGTTAACGCCATTAACGTCGCGTATCGCGTGGAAAATAAAATGGATACGGAGATGTTTTTTTCAATCGGCGCGCATCCGGCTTTTAATTGTCCGCTAGTGAGCGGCGAAACATTTGCCGATTATTATCTGGAATTCGAAAAAATGGAGACGATCGGCAACTATTTGTTGGAACATGGATTATTACGCTTGGAAACGAAACCCTTGTTAAAAAACGAAGCGGTGATTGGCCTGAATTATCCGCTCTTTGCTAATGATGCGCTGGTTTTTAAAGGTTTGCAGTCGCGCGTGGTCAGTTTGAAAAGCCGCAAATCTGACAAGTCGGTAAAAGTGATGTTCGAAGGTTTTCCCTATCTTGGCATCTGGTCAAAGGAGGCTGCGCCATTTATTTGCCTTGAACCGTGGTACGGCGTGGCAGATCTGGCCGATGAAGAACGTGCGTTTGAAAAGAAGGAAGGTATGCAGAAACTGGCTGCGCACGAAACCTTTCGCGCGGCGTATCGGATTGAAATCCGCTAA
- a CDS encoding PTS glucose transporter subunit IIA, producing the protein MFSLFQKSQDIIAPISGKVIGLDMVPDAAFAQRIIGDGAALSELCDDTVYAPVDGTLTLVFRTNHAFAITTKDKLEVLVHVGMDTVKMEGEGFERLAEEGAQVKAGQPVLRIDRSKIEAAGYSLITPVVITSMANIKKIEVMLDKKVTGGKDAMFSHK; encoded by the coding sequence ATGTTTAGCTTATTTCAAAAGAGTCAGGATATCATCGCGCCAATCAGCGGAAAAGTTATCGGTCTTGACATGGTGCCGGACGCGGCGTTTGCGCAGCGTATCATCGGTGACGGTGCGGCGCTGAGCGAGCTGTGCGACGACACGGTCTACGCGCCGGTGGATGGTACGCTGACGTTGGTGTTTCGCACCAATCATGCCTTTGCGATCACGACGAAGGACAAGCTGGAAGTCTTGGTTCATGTAGGGATGGATACGGTAAAAATGGAGGGAGAAGGCTTTGAACGCCTTGCCGAAGAAGGGGCGCAGGTTAAGGCCGGACAGCCGGTTCTGCGCATTGATCGCTCTAAGATCGAAGCGGCCGGATATTCTTTGATAACGCCGGTTGTCATTACTTCAATGGCTAACATCAAAAAAATCGAGGTGATGCTCGATAAAAAAGTAACCGGCGGTAAAGATGCCATGTTTTCGCATAAATGA